From Fusobacterium varium:
AGTTCTTTAAAATCTCCTTTAAGACACTTTAAGTTAGTAATTTCTTCTTCCTGCCTTATCCAATAATCACTATCATCAAATGATATCCACTTATTATTTGAATAAATACTTATACATATATCCTTCCATCTTTCCTTTATACTTTCTGTTATTTCTTCAGCTTTTTTCTGAGACATTCCATTGCTTTTGAGAATTCTGCCATCTGTATCCAATACTAATCCCCCACTATATGCAACTATAGGAGCTTCTATCCCCACAGTTTTTTGTATAGGATATATTCCATCTGGCATTCTTGCTGATACGAGGATAAAAGGTATTCCTTTTTTTTCTAACTCTTTTATTTTTTTCCTAGTATTATCTCTTACCTGATGTGTTGAATCTAAAAGAGTCCCATCTATATCACTGAATACCATTTTGTATTTCCCTATCATCTTTCCCTCCTGTAAGTATCACTTTAATCTCATTCAGCTTCATATTTTTAATTATTCTTTCTA
This genomic window contains:
- a CDS encoding putative phosphatase; this translates as MIGKYKMVFSDIDGTLLDSTHQVRDNTRKKIKELEKKGIPFILVSARMPDGIYPIQKTVGIEAPIVAYSGGLVLDTDGRILKSNGMSQKKAEEITESIKERWKDICISIYSNNKWISFDDSDYWIRQEEEITNLKCLKGDFKELLEKDTEVHKIMCMGVPEKIAEIEKKLKMIYPELSVYRSKDTYLEIMDGKALKSNAVEVLCRIKGIPIEKTISFGDNYNDIDMLKVTGMGIAMGNAPAEVKSQVEHITLDNDREGLLYMLEKLEI